The following nucleotide sequence is from Pseudochaenichthys georgianus chromosome 17, fPseGeo1.2, whole genome shotgun sequence.
TTGTGAATCACAGACCCTCGCGACCTGTAGCCATAGCAATGGTCCCAACTTTATTTAACAGCAATGAAGCCCAGACAGACAAAGATTCCTGTTCATGGACATTAACTCTTTCTGgaaataaaatatttatttttgtacaaGTTGCAGAAAAATATTGTTTGTACTGTGCAGTTTGCAACACTGTGCCACTATTATACATTGggttagttttttgttttgcttGGTGTTTATTTTTGGTCCGATAAATTAGTCCTTTGTGGGTCATGACATTGTAGATTTAGTGGAGGGAGTGCTGCAGCACAATTGGGTTTGTAGCGCCTCAGTGAATGCATGGAGATGCTGAAGTAAATCTGAATGTGAGAAAGAAGGGCTGTATATCAATGCCACAGAGCACCAGCGAGTTTAAGCAAAGTCTGTGCCTTGATAGCTTTTTATTGGTGGCGGAAATATAAAGTTAAATAAATTGTAAAGGATTAAAGTAGGTTCCAACCAATAATGGCTTTTAACAAAAAAGCAGCAAAGCATTTATGACCCTTGAACATTTCACAAGCCTATGAGTTGTTAACCCCTCATAACTCAGATATTTTtttcagataaaaaaaaaaaaattggaggCAAAACTATCAAATGTTTCCCATCTATGTTAGTGTTAGTGATCAACAACATGAGCAGATTAACGACGGCCGTTTATTTTGGGGAATATAGAGTTTTTACACTGAATACCTTTCATCCAAATAACAGGGGAATTAGACTGCCGTGGCGATTTTCCAAATCTCCATAGTGACCGACAAAACCCTTGGAAAGTATCCAAGAATGGTCGTTTTGCAAAgacctctctctcactctctttgtcttctctttctttgtctctctctgtgtgtgtttgcagggaGTGATCGGGTCAGGGAACAGGAGGGATAACAGGGCAAGATAAACTTCCCAGCATTTACCTCTGTCATTAGCACATCATGTTGGCAAATGTCCAGCATCAAATTCTCAGATGGATCATCCCTATGGCAAATCACACACTTATTTCAAGTATAGTGTCTGGCAACACCTATTTGGAGCCAGTCTTTCAGAAAGTGTCACTTACATATGGCTGACTGTCGCATGGGGCATCACCCTGGCCGACTGACAGCTGCAGATGACCCctctcctcatcttcctcaAGGTGAGTGGATAAGGAAAACACAAACCCTTGAAGTGTGAatggagaaaaataaatacacatgaTACTTGTGTAAAACTCACCATAACAATTATCTTTCCTTACACTGAAAATTATTGATTTAAATCCTCTTTTTGACACTTTGAGATGGTCATTTAGAGAGATTAGAGAGAAATCCTTCTAGGTATGGGGCCAGAGTTGACTTTAgttctaaaaagaaaaaatattttCCAGGCCTAAGGCTCATTCCAAATTCACGTGCTTCTCTAGTTAATACCCGTATGAAAGTCAAATGTCACCACAGGCCAGAGATGCTTATAGGCAATCATCATAAATGGGTTTATTCTAACAAGATGTATCTTGCATCCACATTTTAAGAAAGGGGACACAAAGATTGTTGAGAAAAGCATTTAGTGAAAAACACAAAATGCATTACTGCAATCAACTTTGCAATAAACCTCTAACTAGCTTCAATTGACTGTTTGGCTTCAGCAGTGACTCAAGCCATGAAATCAGCTGATGTAATGCAGTTGAAATATATTCACAgctgtttgtttatttgttcataaccaacaaacaacatggtagcttttatttttctttaaaagtAGTATGTTGAATATAGGGTTGAGGTTGAAAGTGGGTAAATTAGATGAGCTTAGTACTTACTAATTATGACACTCAGAAACAAAcctcttaaaggtagggtaggtaattcacttcagaaacactttttgttatattccatggaaagctctttacatcccgatagcaatgaataaattaaatgttttgacaataaatatatacaaatatgtcatctgtggaagccgtagtactgtaaaaagcacgaccaattatctgcctcggcccggctaaaataactggatggcctatctgcctgtcagccttccatctcgtgccctcattggtcttgtgcgcgttcgtgtgtgtgttggaggagtggCTCTAGAAGTCTGAATGAAGGGGCAGAtctttttcggttgtgtacgttcaaattctagcgcactcgagctggtttctccattctcaaCTACTGTAGAGTATTTGCATTTGGTCTCTTTTGTCCGTCTGCAGACACCGTACCGGATGTAGGGATCTACAGGCGGGGTTCGAGTAgtgcagcgccatatagatagaagagttacgacaacggaagtccaaaaacggttatcgtcacgtggttcatgtcgacgaggatcgttccccggaagttcatggcgggcaatgtgaatgcattgataacaggagatagaactacgatttttggtaattactagtgaataaaggttttgatttgcaatatttatacaacaaatcgatatgtgtatgtatttacatcaatatgttttaaaaaataaaatagaatttgctaatattaagtgataatattaggattagtgtgaacaactagtttacatgttaggctaacagtgccttggttaaagagcctgttgctgtttatttatagctttgaattctttcaaaccaatattatcttcttaaacttgtatggtagtcaggagcatcactttctaatgtttattgatacatttagagggaggggatctaaagtaatgctttaaaattcagattggattcatttctaccattttcttaaattcatggtagtttcagtaatcccctggtaattgaggacacaagttatctaaatgactaatgtcatctttatggctttcagaaaggacaggagaccgacaggtgactatcaaaggactagcagcagcagcaggactagcagcatatgatgatgatgatgatgatgatgatgatgatgatgatgatgatgatgatgatgatgatgatgatgttaaatgtgttgttttaggaacatccattgaaaatacatggaattcaataaacattgaatagcatatcatgcagtttgtctgtgccttttcctccgtgttgtcctggtttgctgtgctgcctcctagtagccaccatggtttgctgtgctgcctggggatgctcaaatcgctcagagaaaggagtacgaatgtacggcttccccactgacacagagcggaggaaaaaatggctggctcaagtcagcaggagcaatttcacgaccaacagcaacaaaatatgtgatgtaattatatacaaacactgcatttgcactttttcacaaaacgaaaaccacaccattgggaaagcttaatgttttgtttaatacaaaaaaacagggaaaggcttgaaaaacactgagagttgagactcagggtgcagggtgagggtctcagtgcaggtattcaggctccattgaatccccctctggttcttgtgctgagagagggagcaacagacaggagaaagggttatacacacctatatagcacacctattggatgggaaatgccttggggagataaggtgtttacttatataaaacagtagtattaaacgtaccttgtgttttcactctcacttaagtccctctccctttgccatcaatccagaatcagctgggctgcaacattatacagacaggtaataatcaacagaatcacaaggacacaatatggctctgctaaaaacactcactcttacacgcaccaaagttatatttatctaatatttaactccctccacccccgcatacaatcccgtttagaagcccctcttctctaattcaacatgttggacgaaatgacattaagagaacggaatttacaattaaaaggctgttcaacgtgtgttgctagcttaatctgttatctgtaaacgttccctaaatctactaatttagggataatccactgacatcctttaatacacatgttcattagaatcagatgtactgataatatccgcaatataaatctttaaacttcttcttacctttaaaagtccgtcacgaacggtgtattatgctgcaactccacagctctgccagccttggcgctaacttccggggaacgattgaaaggctccacgatccgccattgctgtaaagaagtggtccattggagtgaacggagatgtcgtaactcttctattaaatggctctggagTAGTGTTGTGATAACTGCCATGTGGATGTAATGTTGCTCCGTCACTATTAAGGTTATTAAACCAAGTTCTATGATAAACATGACTCGTTTATGAGAACATCAAACaactaccctacctttaagcttACTTAACACGTTACAAGACCAATTAAAAGTGTAACTCTATTGGCAAacagtagtgatgttacgtattgcgccgaggcttcggagcgtgtgtcgagtaatccccgatgctttttgtgaagcatgtatcgaggcttgtatcgttttgggccagtgacgtcatcgatgacaaacgaagcctctctgcctgtcgataccacgtgactgcttcaggaagcgattcagatcggttgaaccgttgaaccacaacgctcataatacccatggatgtataataagaaccatattacccctcctgtacccgggcccgctggtgacacgatggaatcaagagagctcagaccctcactcatatagaggtcggaacatgtcataagtataaatagatacaagcataaataaatgtaggaataaaaacatcaataaataggctacaggaatacatatcatatatatacagtgttttcaaggagattcagcgtgtgtgctgtggctcagctggaaagcagttgactcatgaccgcagggtccctggttcaacaactgaacaatacatattttttgttgtttataaaagctacagctaaatgagataatgtagttaataaatgtattctttgatatggtttagcctttctcggggctacaacatggttaagtttacgaatattattaaggaatacaaatccctctttgcaatgtttagcagcctcctaggcttttcaatcacaatcattaaactagaataaatacaatattgttaacatgaaaatatgattttatgttcgttgtttagagttattctaaggctttactcattgggaactcggtatgagatagagcacactgttgagatgttcaatctgcctgttttaataataataataataataataataataatccttttatttattatagcgctttatcaatgactctcaaagcgctttacaactacatattacacatacagatcatacatacatgtaatggtcatctactgtggacaataaccacaagagcaaattcgggtggagtgtcttgcccaaggacacaacggcctgacgcagtggggcgggagcgggtttcgaactggagttccccaacgcccccttgatctgatgatcagacgcacagaccactgcgcaaCCCgtgtgttttacacactttgaccaacaggggggtttgtgttcaaatgaagcccatgatgaacaTGGTTCATGTTTGACACGTTTACAAAAGGTAGTTTTAAAACACTTACCGGTGGTTCAATTGGAAACGTGCGAGACTCTTATAATCAGATGGGTGTAAAGAAATCCTGTTTCAAGtattattgtaaaaaaaaatgtccaaCTTGAGATTCTGTTTACTATCCAGGTAGtttttctttatacatccatgaggtAGCCGACAGGTGGACGCCGCCATCTTTGTTTTGATTTGGGACTTGAGTTGCAACTTTTATATGGCAACAAGGGAAACAGGTAAATAATCTCAATCACTCAGCAGATGGAATTTATTTTCTTACAGGTGAATAAACGGTAATTGTATCCGGATAAGTATGCACTTAGACATATTAACAGTTGTTTTACGTAGCTAGTGATGGGCgagatgaagctttgaagctttccagccaattggttcgctaaagggttcatctcatgaggcttcatttgAGCACaaccctgttggtcaaagtgtatAAAACAGGCAGATATTACATCTCAACAGTGCTCTTTCTTATActgagttcccaatgagtaaagccttagaataactctaaacaattaacagaaaatcatattttcatgtaatCAAGTTGtatcaatattgtatttattcctgtTGAATGAGTGTGATTGAaaatcctaaggaggctggtaaacattgcaaagagggatttttaTTCCTTAATAACATTCGTAAACGTACCCATGTTATAGCTTTAGAAAGGTTAAACAACATCAAATAATTACGTGTATTAGCTATTACATTAAGCTGGtgcttttataaacaaaaaaaagacaaattgACCGGCAGTTGAACCCTGCGGTTGAAAGTCAACATGTCTTCAAGCTGACAACAGAGTACAGAgtacctttttgttttactggAGGCCAGCCTTAGCTAGACTACACCTCCGGGGACTCAACAAAAAAAttgttgattaattaataatttaaataaacaaataatgaatattatattttaaataaaaatgagtAGGCCTAACAATCAAAATATCCCAAAAAAATTCAAATCcataatattaaataaaaacattaaataaaaaatatcatagtacaaacataataataaaaagaaTAATACTATTATGAAATTATAATATTAAGAAATCAAAAACCAATACGAGACGTAGGTGTGAGTGTGCCTGGGTAAAATAATGTTAGTAATCACAAACCTCCGAAGGACGCCACACCACCTCCGAAAGATTTAGTAAATACAGATCTAAGCAGCAGACCACAAATTCTGAGTATGGCAGTATGTTTCAAATGTGTAACCATCCATCAACACTGTATTTTTGGTGGGAATGTGTGTTGGAGAAATGTCTtgtataaaaaaataaagaattcGATAATTACACAAAACAAagaaataatatataaaaaagaacaataaacaattacttttactacaagatctgaattCTTCCACCTCTAGATCTTAAGACTGATGGTTACCTCAATGACCCAGATTAATCTTAATCAGATACAAAATTAAAGTGAAGTATGCTAAACTAACCGCAGACAATGTGAATAAACACACCCGATCCTcctaatgaagtacttttaaaTGTACCTCCTGTCATGTAGTACTTCTCAGCCCATTGCCTAATGTGGCTCTGTATGGAGCTTTCcaaagaaagaaaaatgtaTGATGCCCTGAAGCAGAACACAGCCTTGTTGAGTTGAGTTGGATTGAAGCCCTTTTCTAACTGTTacacaattaaaaaaattaaacatgCTTTATTAAATCAAAAATCTTACAGCTAAAGACATCTGAAGCTGAATTTTGTTTTCACAAAATAATCAGATCTCAAATGCCACACAGTAGTCCCTTTGTTGGATGCCTGAAACATGCATTGCACACAGATAAAGAACCCAGACAGCGATACAATGAAATATACCTATCAGAATAATCTGGTTTACTTGGCATAATAGTATCTGATGTATTGCATTATATTCAATAAGAAAAATGATCACCTTTAATACTTGTAACAACACTTTATACAGTTATGTACAGTCAGGAGCACTGAATCAGTAACCCAAAACGTTTGTAGTTGCtgctactgttattttgacATTAACTAATAAGAGGCACAACTCTCTTCAACCaccacacatacagtatgtaggtCCATTGACACAGTTTCTTGTCTACTTTTTCGTTCTATAGTATGGGACAGTATTCGCCACATCTCACTCGTAGTCTGTCAAGGGAGTCCTGTGCCTGCAATACATTCCCTCCTCCACTAGAGGTCGGTATTGCCATTGTCCCAGCCGAGGACTCCCCCTCAGGATGGACTTTTCTGTCTGGATATTTAAACTCAACTGATGCAAATGAAGAAAAACTACCATTTTTTTTGGTCCAGGTTCTGGAAGTGTCAATTGTTGGTGATACCCTGAAGCCTCTCCCTTTGTCACTGCTTGCATCTTTCCCCCTACTTTGTTCACTGAAATCCTCCAAAAAGGGGTCAGAATCGCTTCCGTGTGGCATGTTGTAGTAGGTGCACTTTGGAGTTAGAGGCTTCGCCATCTCCTCGAGCTCTGATGAGGAAATGGCTGCAAGAAGGTCTTGCTGGGACGGGACATCCTCGCAATTGTTTTCGTCACCTGTGTCGATAGATGTGCTATCTAACTGACCGTACATTCCCAGCAAGACTGGAGGAGATTTTCGGATGAGGTGATTCTCTTTGAGCAGCCATCTACCTTGGTCGATCAAAACCCCTTCAGGTGAGTCCTTCTGCGGCGTGGAAGACATGCACTCTGCGGCATTATCGGCGTCGGCCTTCTGTGAGCTTCCAGCACTGAAATATGACAGATCCTCCTTTGAGTTTTTACTGCCTGAGATATCAGAGGATGAACTTCccacactttttatttgagaattCGGCGAAACTTCTATATTACTGTTAACAGAAAGGTTGGAGTTGGCTCCCTTGACATGTGTTCTCCCCTCAGGGGTGCAGCCTGGAGAAGCCTCTTCTCCGCTCTCTGTGACAATATCTACCGAATCCTGAGTTTTATATCCACCACTCTCCGATGATTCTGGCCTGTAATCGGACAAATCTGAGGTGGTCGGGGATGGCAGACGCTTTAAGCCATATGAAGGATCCTTGTTATATATTGGAACAACAGTTTTAGTTTGTGTTACTCTAGCATTATCTGGCTCTATCCGGATTTTCCCCAGAGTGTCGTACGTGAATTTAAGCGAAGAGCACTGCAGGGCATTGTTAACAAAGTCAAGCAATTCCTGTGATATCTCCACTGGGTGTCCCTGAGGCTCCCCTCCCTCGTCGCTTTCAAGTTCATCAACAGTGTCTGTCCCATTACCTTTATCATCCTCACACTGGCCCTCAGAGGAATGTTTGGTTGATGATTCAGTGTTAGGTTCTGTTACCTTTGAATCTACATGTGCTTCATCACAGCTACTCTGCGACAGCAAACACGAGGCCTCCTCTAGTACTTCATCAGTAGCATTTTCTTCCTTTAACTCAACCCCCTCATATACCGCATTACTATCTTTTTCTTCATCATCTTCCCTCTCCTCTTCATCTAGCATTTGCTCTGTTCTTATATGTTCTTCAATCTCCTCCACAACGTCTTCCTCTGATTCTTCCTCAAGACTAGTTTCTTTTAACTTGTTCCTGCTCTCCTCACATGTTTCTTCCTCACCATCCTCCACAGTCTCTTGACATCTATCTTTTCccccctcatcttcctcctcattGTTTTCCTCACTTACCACTTCGATGTGGTCCTCTTCCTCATCTTTTCCCCTAAACACATCATcatattcctcctcctcctcctccccctgtaTAACCCCCTCCTCTACATCTTCCACAGTAACTGAGTCtgttgcttcttcttcttcctcctcctccccctcttcctcctcctcctccccctcctccccctcctgtaTAACCCCCTCCTCTACATCTTCCACAGTAACTGAGTCTgtttgcttcttcttcttcttcttcctcctccccctccccctcctcctcctcctcctcctcctcctcctcctcctcctgtatAACCCCCTCCTCTACACCTTCCACAGTAACTGAGTCtgttgcttcttcttcttcttcctcctccccctccccctcctcctcctcctcctcctcctcctcctgtatAACCCCCTCCTCTACATCTTCCACAGTAACTGAGTCtgttgcttcttcttcttcttcttcttcctcctcctccgccccctccccctccccctcctcctcctgtatAACCCCCTCCTCTACATCTTCCACAGTAACTGAGTCTgttgcttcttcttcctcctcttccaccATCTCTTCAAATCTATGTTCTGCTTCCTCTCCTTTATCTGACTCCTCCATAACCCCATCTGCCTCTTCTTCAATCTCGTCCCCTTGCCTCTCTTCAGTTATCcattcctccccctcctcttcctctgtctcCCCTTCACCCTCTCTCTCATCTGTTTCCTCAACAGTATCATCCTCTCTTGTTTCTTGAATTTCTTCTacttcctcctcatccactgtcaTATGGTTCTCTGTCCCTTCCTCTACTTCCTCAACATCTTCCTCTGAACACCCTTTTCCCACTTCTGATTCTTTCTCCTCTTCATCACCCACTACTGTCACTGTCTCCACTTCTGCCTCGTCCCTTTCTCCCTTTTCAGTGTCTTCACTGTCATAATCTCTGTCATTTGTGagctccctctcctcctctacTTGTCCCTCTTCCTCCTTTTCTGTGTCTGTTAAGTGCTCacctgtctgtgatgtttctgAATCTTTATCAGGTTCTTTCTCTGACTTGGTTTTCTCCTTGGCATGTTCAGAACAAAACGGTGATTGCAAGGTACCTATCTTTGCAATACCATGACCCTGACTCTGAGAACTGTCCTCAGCTATGGAGTTAGTATCAGGCTCTGGTGATTCTTTTGTTACATTGTTGCATTCTTGAACAAATTGTTCAACATCCTCCTCAGAGTCTGactgttgtctttcattttctaCAAAAGTGCTCTCCTCTACAGGgtaaaaacatttagtttggTGGATTGTTGAAGAAATCTCTGCTCTGAGGTCTTGTGGCATATTCAACTCATCCATTAGCTCTTCAATATCTTCGAACGCATCCCCTCCTTCAGAAGAAAGATCCAGCGCAAATTCTGTTTCTGAAGCTTTGACAGATATTGGTTCACTTTCTAGTCTTTCTCTCATAATCTGGAAATCCTTCCAGCGTTCTCTGAAAGTAGAAGATGTTCTGCTGTGCAGATCCGTCAAACTTGCCCTCTGCCCTCCCTCGCCCTCGGTAGCGGACATTCTTTGCAGTGACTCCAACATCAGCAAGGCCTCCGAGGTGCTCGGTTGGTTGCCATCTCTCGGCGCAGATGTTATTTGGTTGTCTCGTCGAGTCATCACTGATAAGAATGATACAAAGGCTTTACATGACGAGCCAAACACTCCAGCCAGTTGTTTTGAGAAATCAGGAAGACTGCTGGACCTTTTTAGGTTGGATGTTACGTTGGTTTCAGATGCACTTTTGAGGCAGTGAATCGAAGAGTAAAGTTCCCGCAGGAGAGGTACTATGTTTGCCTTTGTGTCCAAACCCTTGGGTGTCGATGAAGGTGATTCATTGTCAACTGTTCCGAGGATTGCTGCAGATTTGTTTGGTCTCAATCTGTTCTCGTTGGACACAAGATCGACTCTAACACTGGGCATTGAAGCACACAGCCCTCTTAGAGGTTTTTCATTGCACCGCTGAGCTGTAGCTTCATTCAAATAAGGTACTGATAGACAAGAAACTGACTTCTCGATGTCATCACTTGGCGATGTATTGTACCCATCTGGATTTGCCTGGCATTCATTCTTTTCATCGGAATCAGAATCATCGCCGATCTGAAACACGACCTTTGCCCGAGGCTCTGTGAGTTCCTCCTCAGTGTATGGCACAGGGTCTGGGCTGACTTTCTCTAACCAGTTCTCCACATATTGGTGGATTTCAGTGGGTGAAGGACTGACAGTAGGTACTGAAAAACTCTCATTTACCACTAAAGACTTTTTAGATGATGGTAAGTTTTTTTCATTCATGGATTTTGCCTTGCTTATTGTCTTTCGGACTGGCACCAGTGCTTTCTTTGGTTGAAAGATGTCTGAGATGTTCTTCTTCATTTGAGGCCTCACAGTTGGAGTATCTACATTATGGCCATTCAATctagcagctgttttacttATGTTTTGTCTCTTAGGCGGTGTCTTTTTCACATTTTCATTGTCAAATAATGAAGCTTGCTCTTTCCCAGGCTTTGTTTCACCCTTACCCACTTTCTTAATTTGAGGCTTTTCTGTTCCTTTACTCTTTTGTCCACTTTTAGCACTTTCTGATGAACTCTGAGTATTTCTGACCACACTTGTATTGCTGCTCTGCTTGTCTGTAGATGAATGTTTGCTATCTTTTGGGAGGCTAACTAAGCTTTCTTTTAGCTTTTTGTCCGAACCACTTGTTGACGTGGAACTCTTCGGATTCTGAGCagttttacttgtctttttctttgtcTCTCTTTTAGGAGTATTACCTTTTTTTACTCTATCGTGTATTTGGGAGTTTGTTGCAGTAATCTCACGTCTTGAAGTTATTGGCTCTGAAGACAATGATAACATCTCCTCTTTCTGTCTTTGTAGTGAGTTAGAGGTGTGCGGCTGCCCGCTAAAATCAATATCACAACCATTGCTGGATGACGGTTTGCTTTCTGCCTCTGGAGGAGAGCCATGCAAAGGCCCACCGTCTGTGCTATATTCGTCATTTGCAAAATAGTTGTCGTAGCAGGGTTGACTCTCATAAATATGCATCACAGTCTCTGTAACCTCCATCCCGTTACTCTGTATCTGAAGCACCTCGGCTACTCCTGACGAACTGATGGAGGAGGGCGAGCCTTTGCTGCTTGCTTCTGAAGACTTTGTTTGCCTAGGTCTTAGAATTagcctgttgctgctgctgctgctgtgttttaAAACGCAGTATTCCTCAGTCGTCTCACCATCAGCTGTCTTCTCTATGTAGGAATAATGTCCCATGGTGTTTTCCTGAACTCCCGATTCTGTCACCGTCTTTACACTCTCAAGAGACGCTCTCTTCGTAACGCGCAGAGGACCTGGTGTAAGAGTTCGTTTGAAACCAGTTCTTCTAAAAGCCGTGGAATTGTAGCCTTCACATCCTTGCTCATCATTAAAGCCAACTCCCTTTCCAATCTTAGAAGTATGGTTCTTCTCTTTTGATTCATCTTCACTGACGCTAGAGGACTCTTTGGCAACGATGTTGTTTGAGTCAGGTGAGCTGTTGCCCGGCTCAGATACCGAGGCACTAACTGTCCCATTCCTAAGGCTTGAGCGGCTGAGCGTTGTAGTCCAGTGGAGCATCTCCTCTTCTTTAATAGTCAGTCGAACTTTCATCTCCACTGTCATGCTGCCGTCTTGATTGACACGGAAAGACTTTTCAATGTCATCATCATGAGGTACAATGCGAGTATGAGAGTCATTATCAGCCATCCCATCTCCACATTTGTCCTTGGATGTGGGATGATGTTCGACCTCTGTTTCAAATGATCGGTTGTGCTGATTCAAGGGACTGTTTGTGCTTCCATGTATGGACT
It contains:
- the LOC117461796 gene encoding oxygen-regulated protein 1, which gives rise to MSATPVEEPPAQEPFSQETSAQEGSSGSGQTLPFRPLQPISDPSASKRVCFYKSGDYKFSGHRMVINARTFKSFDALLDALSKKVPLPFGVRNITTPHGTTVIKTLDDLHDGGSYVCSDQRRVKPINLEEVNRRQVPWNTTRPPSAGRKRRQGSRLVPLRRRNDVVTNIVPKRVTVRTPKRLVVIKNKDPNVKRTIVLQRKTAPTFDALLDYLSQSLLFPVLKLFSTDGRRIDGLAGLILCSGVVVAAGSEPFRLGNYSSQGAGQMAEIMYIDPVEPLQPGTVNNKSFSSGRGSRNFSLSSERYIVNQINKSIHGSTNSPLNQHNRSFETEVEHHPTSKDKCGDGMADNDSHTRIVPHDDDIEKSFRVNQDGSMTVEMKVRLTIKEEEMLHWTTTLSRSSLRNGTVSASVSEPGNSSPDSNNIVAKESSSVSEDESKEKNHTSKIGKGVGFNDEQGCEGYNSTAFRRTGFKRTLTPGPLRVTKRASLESVKTVTESGVQENTMGHYSYIEKTADGETTEEYCVLKHSSSSSNRLILRPRQTKSSEASSKGSPSSISSSGVAEVLQIQSNGMEVTETVMHIYESQPCYDNYFANDEYSTDGGPLHGSPPEAESKPSSSNGCDIDFSGQPHTSNSLQRQKEEMLSLSSEPITSRREITATNSQIHDRVKKGNTPKRETKKKTSKTAQNPKSSTSTSGSDKKLKESLVSLPKDSKHSSTDKQSSNTSVVRNTQSSSESAKSGQKSKGTEKPQIKKVGKGETKPGKEQASLFDNENVKKTPPKRQNISKTAARLNGHNVDTPTVRPQMKKNISDIFQPKKALVPVRKTISKAKSMNEKNLPSSKKSLVVNESFSVPTVSPSPTEIHQYVENWLEKVSPDPVPYTEEELTEPRAKVVFQIGDDSDSDEKNECQANPDGYNTSPSDDIEKSVSCLSVPYLNEATAQRCNEKPLRGLCASMPSVRVDLVSNENRLRPNKSAAILGTVDNESPSSTPKGLDTKANIVPLLRELYSSIHCLKSASETNVTSNLKRSSSLPDFSKQLAGVFGSSCKAFVSFLSVMTRRDNQITSAPRDGNQPSTSEALLMLESLQRMSATEGEGGQRASLTDLHSRTSSTFRERWKDFQIMRERLESEPISVKASETEFALDLSSEGGDAFEDIEELMDELNMPQDLRAEISSTIHQTKCFYPVEESTFVENERQQSDSEEDVEQFVQECNNVTKESPEPDTNSIAEDSSQSQGHGIAKIGTLQSPFCSEHAKEKTKSEKEPDKDSETSQTGEHLTDTEKEEEGQVEEERELTNDRDYDSEDTEKGERDEAEVETVTVVGDEEEKESEVGKGCSEEDVEEVEEGTENHMTVDEEEVEEIQETREDDTVEETDEREGEGETEEEEGEEWITEERQGDEIEEEADGVMEESDKGEEAEHRFEEMEEEGEGEGAEEEEEEEEEEATDSVTVEDVEEGVIQEEEEEEEEEGEGEEEEEEEATDSVTVEGVEEGVIQEEEEEEEEEEEEGEGEEEEEEEEEEEEEATDSVTVEDVEEGVIQGEEEEEEYDDVFRGKDEEEDHIEVVSEENNEEEDEGGKDRCQETVEDGEEETCEESRNKLKETSLEEESEEDVVEEIEEHIRTEQMLDEEEREDDEEKDSNAVYEGVELKEENATDEVLEEASCLLSQSSCDEAHVDSKVTEPNTESSTKHSSEGQCEDDKGNGTDTVDELESDEGGEPQGHPVEISQELLDFVNNALQCSSLKFTYDTLGKIRIEPDNARVTQTKTVVPIYNKDPSYGLKRLPSPTTSDLSDYRPESSESGGYKTQDSVDIVTESGEEASPGCTPEGRTHVKGANSNLSVNSNIEVSPNSQIKSVGSSSSDISGSKNSKEDLSYFSAGSSQKADADNAAECMSSTPQKDSPEGVLIDQGRWLLKENHLIRKSPPVLLGMYGQLDSTSIDTGDENNCEDVPSQQDLLAAISSSELEEMAKPLTPKCTYYNMPHGSDSDPFLEDFSEQSRGKDASSDKGRGFRVSPTIDTSRTWTKKNGSFSSFASVEFKYPDRKVHPEGESSAGTMAIPTSSGGGNVLQAQDSLDRLRVRCGEYCPIL